A window of the Streptomyces formicae genome harbors these coding sequences:
- a CDS encoding ABC-F family ATP-binding cassette domain-containing protein: protein MGHVETAHIEYYLPDGRALLGDVSFRVAEGTAAALVGPNGAGKTTLLRLIAGELTPHGGTVTVSGGLGVMPQFVGSVRDERTVRDLLVSVAPPRIRQAAKAVDEAEHAIMTVDDEAAQMRYAQALADWAEVQGYEAETVWDMCTTAALGIPYEKAQWRQVRTLSGGEQKRLVLEYLFRGHDEVLLLDEPDNYLDVPGKRWLEEQIRQTRKTVLFISHDRELLARAAGRIISVEPGAGGADVWVHGGGFATYHEARKERFARFDELRRRWDEKHAQLKKLVATLRQAAAVSHEMASRYAAAQTRLRKFEEAGPPPEPPREQDIRMRLRGGRTGVRAITCEGLELTGLMAPFDLEVFYGERVAVLGSNGSGKSHFLRLLAGEEVAHSGLWKLGARVVPGHFAQTHAHPELEGRTLLDILWSEHSRDRGAAMSVLRRYELTGQAEQRFDRLSGGQQARLQILLLELAGTTALLLDEPTDNLDLESAEALQDALEAYDGTVLAVTHDRWFARSFDRYLVFGSDGRLRETPEPVWDERRVDRVR, encoded by the coding sequence ATGGGACATGTCGAAACCGCCCACATCGAGTACTACCTGCCGGACGGACGGGCGCTGCTCGGCGATGTCTCGTTCCGCGTCGCGGAGGGCACGGCCGCCGCGCTCGTCGGGCCCAACGGCGCGGGCAAGACCACACTGCTGCGGCTGATCGCGGGTGAGCTGACACCGCACGGCGGGACCGTCACGGTCAGCGGCGGACTCGGCGTCATGCCGCAGTTCGTGGGCAGCGTGCGGGACGAGCGGACCGTGCGCGACCTCCTCGTGTCCGTCGCACCGCCGCGTATCAGGCAGGCCGCGAAGGCCGTCGACGAGGCCGAGCACGCCATCATGACGGTCGACGACGAGGCCGCGCAGATGCGCTACGCCCAGGCGCTCGCCGACTGGGCCGAGGTGCAGGGCTACGAGGCCGAGACCGTCTGGGACATGTGCACCACGGCCGCGCTCGGCATCCCGTACGAGAAGGCCCAGTGGCGCCAGGTGCGCACGCTCTCCGGCGGTGAGCAGAAGCGGCTCGTGCTGGAGTACCTCTTCCGCGGCCACGACGAGGTGCTGCTCCTCGACGAGCCCGACAACTACCTGGACGTGCCCGGCAAGCGGTGGCTGGAGGAGCAGATCCGGCAGACCCGCAAGACGGTGCTGTTCATCTCCCACGACCGTGAGCTCCTCGCCCGCGCCGCCGGGCGGATCATCAGCGTCGAGCCCGGCGCCGGCGGAGCCGACGTGTGGGTGCACGGCGGCGGCTTCGCCACGTACCACGAGGCCCGCAAGGAGCGGTTCGCGCGCTTCGACGAACTGCGCCGCCGCTGGGACGAGAAGCACGCCCAGCTGAAGAAGCTGGTGGCGACCCTGCGGCAGGCGGCCGCGGTCAGCCATGAGATGGCGTCGCGGTACGCCGCCGCGCAGACCAGGCTCCGCAAGTTCGAGGAAGCCGGCCCTCCGCCGGAGCCGCCGAGGGAGCAGGACATCCGGATGCGGCTGCGGGGCGGACGCACCGGCGTGCGCGCGATCACCTGCGAGGGCCTGGAGCTGACCGGCCTGATGGCCCCGTTCGACCTGGAGGTCTTCTACGGGGAACGGGTCGCCGTCCTCGGCTCCAACGGCTCCGGGAAGTCCCACTTCCTGCGGCTGCTCGCCGGCGAGGAGGTCGCGCACTCGGGGCTGTGGAAGCTCGGCGCGCGGGTCGTCCCCGGCCATTTCGCGCAGACGCATGCCCACCCCGAGCTGGAGGGGCGGACTCTGCTCGACATCCTGTGGAGCGAGCACTCCCGGGACCGGGGCGCCGCCATGTCAGTCCTGCGGCGGTACGAGCTGACCGGCCAGGCGGAGCAGCGCTTCGACCGCCTCTCGGGCGGGCAGCAGGCCCGCCTCCAGATCCTGCTCCTGGAACTCGCGGGGACGACGGCGCTGCTGCTCGACGAGCCGACGGACAACCTGGACCTGGAGAGCGCGGAGGCGCTCCAGGACGCGCTGGAGGCGTACGACGGGACAGTGCTGGCCGTCACGCACGACCGCTGGTTCGCGCGGAGCTTCGACCGTTACCTCGTGTTCGGGTCGGACGGCCGGCTGCGGGAGACGCCGGAGCCGGTGTGGGACGAGCGGCGGGTCGACCGGGTCCGCTGA
- a CDS encoding dicarboxylate/amino acid:cation symporter, translating into MSANPATPTTTRTSRIPSVPFWAQIVAGLLLGALLGWLARSQDISWLYTTLEKVGDIFVQLLKLAVAPLVFFAILVSITNLRKVNNAARLAGRTLLWFMITSLIAVVIGIGIGLLTDPGAGTGLTPKDGQKPEHAGSWIDFLTGIVPTDVITPFTELNVLQIVFMAAVAGIAALKLGDRAKPVLAFSEAVLELLQKALWWVIRLAPIGTVGLIGYAIADYGWDLIGKYATFTADVYIGCALVMFGVYPLLLATAARVNPVQFFKGAWPAIQLAFVSRSSVGTMPVTVKVTERLGVPKEYTSFAVPFGATTKMDGCAAIYPALAAIFIAQIFGVELGIQEYLLIAFVSVVGSAATAGLTGATVMLTLTLSTLGLPLEGVGLLMAIDPVLDMMRTATNVAGQALIPVIVAARENILDREAYDAASSSPIDEADADAPAREAEQKAAVPVPA; encoded by the coding sequence GTGTCCGCGAACCCCGCGACGCCCACCACCACGCGCACCAGCCGCATACCCTCGGTCCCCTTCTGGGCCCAGATCGTCGCAGGTCTGCTCCTCGGCGCCCTGCTCGGCTGGCTCGCCCGCAGCCAGGACATCAGCTGGCTCTACACCACCCTCGAGAAGGTCGGCGACATCTTCGTCCAGCTGCTGAAGCTGGCCGTCGCCCCGCTCGTCTTCTTCGCGATCCTGGTGTCGATCACCAATCTGCGGAAGGTCAACAACGCGGCCCGGCTGGCCGGTCGCACCCTGCTGTGGTTCATGATCACCTCGCTGATCGCGGTCGTGATCGGCATCGGTATCGGTCTGCTGACCGACCCGGGCGCAGGCACCGGCCTCACCCCCAAGGACGGCCAGAAGCCGGAGCACGCGGGCTCCTGGATCGACTTCCTGACCGGCATCGTCCCGACGGACGTCATCACCCCCTTCACCGAGCTGAACGTCCTTCAGATCGTCTTCATGGCCGCCGTCGCCGGTATCGCCGCGCTCAAGCTGGGCGACCGCGCCAAGCCGGTCCTCGCGTTCAGCGAGGCCGTCCTGGAACTGCTCCAGAAGGCCCTGTGGTGGGTCATCCGCCTCGCCCCCATCGGCACCGTCGGCCTCATCGGCTACGCCATCGCCGACTACGGCTGGGACCTCATCGGCAAGTACGCGACCTTCACCGCCGACGTCTACATCGGCTGCGCGCTGGTCATGTTCGGCGTGTACCCGCTGCTGCTCGCCACGGCCGCCCGGGTCAACCCGGTCCAGTTCTTCAAGGGCGCCTGGCCCGCCATCCAGCTGGCCTTCGTCTCCCGCTCCTCCGTCGGCACGATGCCGGTCACGGTCAAGGTCACCGAGCGCCTCGGCGTGCCGAAGGAGTACACCTCCTTCGCCGTCCCGTTCGGCGCCACGACCAAGATGGACGGCTGCGCCGCGATCTACCCGGCGCTCGCCGCGATCTTCATCGCGCAGATCTTCGGCGTCGAGCTCGGCATCCAGGAGTACCTGCTGATCGCCTTCGTCTCGGTCGTAGGCTCCGCGGCCACCGCGGGCCTCACCGGCGCGACGGTCATGCTGACGCTGACCCTCTCCACGCTGGGCCTCCCGCTGGAGGGCGTGGGCCTGCTGATGGCGATCGACCCGGTCCTCGACATGATGCGCACGGCCACGAACGTCGCCGGCCAAGCCCTGATCCCGGTCATCGTCGCGGCCCGCGAGAACATCCTCGACCGCGAGGCGTACGACGCGGCGTCATCGTCGCCGATCGACGAGGCGGACGCGGACGCGCCCGCCCGCGAGGCGGAGCAGAAGGCGGCCGTCCCGGTGCCTGCGTAA
- a CDS encoding MaoC family dehydratase, giving the protein METLTLPAPPALGPVLLRGALASPLKCRVRDGAALPRTRLVVPAATVDAGRLAAYARVCGFSESGALPLTYPHVLGFPLAMRLMAGRAFPLPLLGLVHTYIEIVRHRPLLPTDSPALTVYAAGLSPHRRGTEVTLVTEARLGGEGDAGSEGREGGEGGELVWESRSRYLYRHARADGVRTTPPEATAGTTTAQARWPLPADLGRRYAAASGDRNPIHLYALTARAFGFRRAVAHGMWTFARCLAERPHPGGIGYAEAEFRAPVLLPGTVEYAVGGEGDEGDEGVFELRDPRNGRVHLTGRTATTARPA; this is encoded by the coding sequence ATGGAGACCCTCACCCTGCCCGCACCACCCGCGCTCGGCCCCGTCCTCCTGCGCGGAGCCCTCGCGTCGCCGCTCAAGTGCCGTGTGCGGGACGGCGCCGCCCTGCCGCGGACGCGGCTCGTGGTGCCGGCCGCGACGGTCGACGCGGGGCGCCTCGCCGCGTACGCACGCGTCTGCGGCTTCTCCGAGAGCGGCGCGCTCCCGCTCACGTACCCGCACGTCCTCGGCTTCCCGCTCGCGATGCGGCTGATGGCCGGGCGGGCGTTCCCGCTGCCGCTGCTCGGGCTGGTGCACACGTACATCGAGATCGTCCGGCACCGGCCGCTGCTGCCCACCGACTCCCCCGCCCTCACCGTGTACGCGGCCGGGCTGAGCCCGCACCGGCGCGGTACGGAGGTGACGTTGGTGACCGAAGCCCGGCTCGGCGGCGAAGGCGATGCGGGCAGCGAAGGCAGGGAGGGCGGCGAAGGCGGCGAGCTCGTATGGGAGTCGCGCAGCCGCTACCTGTACCGGCACGCCCGCGCGGACGGGGTACGCACGACGCCGCCCGAAGCGACGGCCGGGACGACGACCGCCCAGGCACGGTGGCCGCTCCCCGCAGACCTCGGGCGCCGGTACGCCGCCGCGTCGGGCGACCGCAACCCCATCCATCTGTACGCGCTCACCGCCCGCGCCTTCGGCTTCCGCCGGGCCGTCGCGCACGGCATGTGGACGTTCGCCCGCTGTCTGGCCGAACGGCCGCACCCAGGCGGGATCGGCTACGCCGAGGCGGAGTTCAGGGCCCCGGTCCTGCTGCCCGGCACCGTCGAGTACGCCGTGGGGGGTGAGGGTGACGAGGGTGACGAGGGCGTCTTCGAGCTGCGGGACCCTCGGAACGGCCGCGTCCACCTCACCGGCCGGACGGCGACCACCGCTCGCCCCGCATGA
- a CDS encoding Lrp/AsnC family transcriptional regulator, which translates to MDAVDRQLIQALRENGRASYAELGRLVGLSGPSVTDRINRLEAAGVITGYRATVDAASLGLGVTALIGISLSDAADHEDVARRLRDLAEIEDCWFIAGDDSYMLKVRASDVDGLEKTIRRLSGTKGVSRTRTTIVLSTKWENRVGDLPEEEG; encoded by the coding sequence ATGGACGCCGTGGATAGGCAGCTCATCCAGGCCCTGCGCGAGAACGGCCGCGCCTCGTACGCAGAGCTCGGCCGGCTCGTCGGGCTCTCCGGTCCCTCCGTCACCGACCGCATCAACCGCCTTGAGGCGGCGGGTGTCATCACGGGCTACCGGGCGACCGTCGACGCCGCCTCGCTCGGCCTCGGCGTCACCGCGCTGATCGGCATCTCCCTCTCCGACGCCGCCGACCACGAGGACGTGGCGCGCCGGCTGCGCGATCTCGCGGAGATCGAGGACTGCTGGTTCATCGCGGGCGACGACTCGTACATGCTCAAGGTGCGGGCGTCCGACGTCGACGGGCTGGAGAAGACGATCCGCCGGCTCTCCGGGACCAAGGGCGTGTCCCGGACGCGTACGACGATCGTGCTGTCGACGAAGTGGGAGAACCGGGTCGGCGACCTCCCCGAGGAAGAGGGCTGA
- a CDS encoding TetR/AcrR family transcriptional regulator, with protein sequence MGAVGAGRSGKRMPRAVRERQMLDAAVRTFGQRGYRAASMDEIAELAGVSKPLVYLYLNSKEDLFTACIRREAGALVEAVRAAVEPGLPADRQLWEGLSAFFRHTAEHPDAWAVLHRQARTHGEPFAAEVAVMRDEIVAFVTGLIGAAAREAHGDGELADRDVAGLAQALVGAAESLAGWANETPGVSAKEAAATLMNFAWAGLGNLMRGERWSPSGR encoded by the coding sequence ATGGGCGCTGTGGGAGCCGGGCGGAGCGGGAAGCGGATGCCGCGCGCCGTGCGGGAGCGGCAGATGCTGGACGCCGCGGTGCGCACGTTCGGGCAGCGCGGGTACCGGGCGGCGTCGATGGACGAGATCGCCGAGCTGGCGGGGGTGTCCAAGCCGCTGGTCTATCTGTATCTGAACTCTAAGGAGGACCTGTTCACGGCGTGCATCCGGCGCGAGGCCGGGGCGCTGGTCGAGGCGGTGCGGGCCGCGGTGGAGCCGGGACTGCCCGCCGACCGGCAGCTGTGGGAGGGGCTTTCGGCGTTCTTCCGGCACACCGCGGAGCACCCGGACGCGTGGGCGGTGCTGCACCGGCAGGCGCGGACGCACGGCGAGCCGTTCGCCGCCGAAGTGGCGGTGATGCGGGACGAGATCGTGGCGTTCGTGACCGGGCTGATCGGGGCCGCCGCGCGGGAGGCCCACGGGGACGGGGAACTCGCCGACCGGGATGTCGCCGGGCTCGCGCAGGCGCTGGTGGGGGCGGCGGAGTCGCTCGCGGGATGGGCGAACGAGACCCCCGGTGTCTCCGCGAAGGAGGCCGCGGCGACGCTGATGAACTTCGCCTGGGCGGGCCTCGGCAACCTCATGCGGGGCGAGCGGTGGTCGCCGTCCGGCCGGTGA
- a CDS encoding DUF4229 domain-containing protein, giving the protein MRLGVFAGCFLVLWGLVYLRVLPRGLGDSNLLWVLVLSVVVSAPLSFVLLRRQREAMSEQIVTKVDRAKSRLEANRSQEDGVVQ; this is encoded by the coding sequence ATGCGTCTCGGCGTCTTCGCCGGCTGCTTCCTCGTCCTGTGGGGACTGGTGTACCTGAGGGTGCTGCCGCGCGGCCTCGGCGACTCCAACCTGCTGTGGGTGCTGGTCCTCTCCGTCGTGGTCTCCGCGCCGCTCAGTTTCGTCCTCCTGCGCAGGCAGCGCGAGGCGATGTCCGAGCAGATCGTCACCAAGGTCGACCGGGCCAAGTCGCGGCTCGAGGCGAACCGTTCCCAGGAGGACGGCGTCGTCCAGTAG
- a CDS encoding GNAT family N-acetyltransferase: MTLEFRLDPPVGPELRDGVLALWTEVSNAGGAVGFVPPVTPEDVRPAWLKHLADMTEGRTRLVAGYDATGTVAATAFLTHNTHRLMRHWIWAYTVMVHPAHQGKGYGRDLMRAVEDAARTFDAIEAIRLTCRGGTGLEDFYASCGYKEVGRVPDAIRVADGDDRDDITMLLPLH, from the coding sequence GTGACCCTGGAATTCCGGCTCGACCCGCCGGTCGGGCCCGAGCTTCGTGACGGCGTGCTCGCGCTCTGGACCGAGGTGTCCAACGCGGGCGGCGCCGTCGGCTTCGTACCGCCGGTGACCCCCGAGGACGTCCGTCCCGCCTGGCTCAAGCACCTGGCCGACATGACCGAGGGCCGCACCCGGCTCGTCGCGGGGTACGACGCGACGGGCACGGTCGCCGCGACCGCCTTCCTCACGCACAACACGCACCGGCTGATGCGGCACTGGATCTGGGCGTACACGGTGATGGTCCACCCGGCCCACCAGGGCAAGGGCTACGGCCGTGACCTGATGCGGGCGGTCGAGGACGCGGCCCGCACCTTCGACGCCATCGAGGCGATACGGCTCACCTGCCGCGGCGGCACGGGGCTCGAGGACTTCTACGCGTCGTGCGGCTACAAGGAGGTCGGGCGGGTGCCCGACGCGATCCGGGTCGCCGACGGGGACGATCGCGACGACATCACGATGCTGCTCCCCCTGCACTGA
- the mqnE gene encoding aminofutalosine synthase MqnE translates to MGGGLMTASVQDVGFKRELEDKVRAGERLTREDGIALYESDDLAWLGGLAHEVRTRKNGDVVHFNVNRHLNMTNVCTASCAYCSFQRKPGEKDAYTMRIEEAVRLAKAMENDNLTELHIVNGLHPNLPWRYYPRSLSELKKALPNVSLKAFTATEIHHFETISGLSASEILDELIDAGLESLTGGGAEIFDWEVRRHIVDHRTHWEDWSRIHRLAHEKGLKTPCTMLYGHIEEPRHRVDHVLRLRELQDETGGFQVFIPLRYQHDFVDMQDGKVRNKLQARTTMATGAEALKTFAVSRLLFDNVQHVKVFWVMHGVQTAQLALQHGADDMDGSVVEYKITHDADNYGTPNKLTRDDLLELIRDAGFRPVERNTRYEIIREYPGPDPERRESPQPMRV, encoded by the coding sequence ATGGGAGGCGGCCTGATGACTGCATCTGTCCAAGATGTGGGCTTCAAGCGCGAGCTGGAGGACAAGGTCCGGGCCGGAGAGCGGCTGACCCGTGAGGACGGCATCGCGCTCTACGAGTCGGACGACCTGGCCTGGCTCGGCGGCCTCGCCCACGAGGTGCGTACGCGCAAGAACGGCGACGTCGTCCACTTCAACGTCAACCGGCACCTCAACATGACGAACGTGTGCACGGCTTCGTGCGCGTACTGCTCGTTCCAGCGCAAGCCGGGCGAGAAGGACGCGTACACCATGCGCATCGAGGAGGCCGTCCGCCTCGCCAAGGCGATGGAGAACGACAACCTCACCGAGCTGCACATCGTCAACGGGCTCCACCCGAACCTGCCCTGGCGCTACTACCCGCGCTCCCTGAGCGAGCTGAAGAAGGCCCTGCCGAACGTCTCGCTGAAGGCGTTCACGGCCACGGAGATCCACCACTTCGAGACCATCTCCGGGCTCTCCGCCTCCGAGATCCTCGACGAGCTCATCGACGCCGGCCTGGAGTCGCTGACCGGCGGCGGCGCCGAGATCTTCGACTGGGAGGTCCGCCGGCACATCGTCGACCACCGCACCCACTGGGAGGACTGGTCGCGCATCCACCGCCTCGCGCACGAGAAGGGCCTCAAGACCCCGTGCACGATGCTGTACGGGCACATCGAGGAGCCGCGCCACCGTGTGGACCACGTGCTGCGGCTGCGTGAACTCCAGGACGAGACCGGCGGTTTCCAGGTCTTCATCCCGCTGCGCTACCAGCACGACTTCGTCGACATGCAGGACGGCAAGGTCCGCAACAAGCTCCAGGCGCGCACCACGATGGCGACGGGCGCCGAGGCGCTGAAGACCTTCGCGGTCTCCCGGCTGCTCTTCGACAACGTCCAGCACGTCAAGGTCTTCTGGGTGATGCACGGCGTCCAGACCGCCCAGCTGGCGCTCCAGCACGGCGCGGACGACATGGACGGCTCGGTCGTCGAGTACAAGATCACGCACGACGCCGACAACTACGGCACCCCGAACAAGCTCACCCGTGACGACCTGCTGGAGCTCATCCGCGACGCCGGCTTCCGCCCGGTGGAGCGCAACACCCGCTACGAGATCATCCGCGAGTACCCGGGCCCGGACCCGGAGCGCCGCGAGTCGCCCCAGCCGATGCGGGTCTGA
- a CDS encoding 50S ribosomal protein bL37, translating into MSKRGNKRRARKGKKANHGKRPNA; encoded by the coding sequence ATGTCGAAGCGAGGCAACAAGAGGCGTGCCCGTAAGGGCAAGAAGGCCAATCACGGCAAGCGTCCCAACGCCTGA